The following are encoded together in the Vibrio zhugei genome:
- a CDS encoding Lrp/AsnC family transcriptional regulator, which translates to MNNDQLDHHDIKILTLLQENGRLTSQELSDLVGLSPSQCSRRRIHLEQHQFILGYQARLSPAALKQEVVSMIEVKLLSHEEDKAHQFLEYVCQEPAIFDAYKTTGDGDYSLRCVVADLPSLNELINRIFTTRLIAHIKTSVVLDRVKENGIVI; encoded by the coding sequence ATGAATAATGACCAATTGGATCATCACGATATAAAAATTCTTACGCTACTTCAGGAAAATGGGCGACTCACCAGTCAAGAATTGAGTGATTTGGTCGGCCTTTCCCCTTCGCAATGCTCTCGTCGGCGTATTCATTTAGAGCAGCACCAATTTATTTTAGGGTATCAAGCTCGCTTATCTCCAGCGGCACTAAAGCAAGAAGTCGTCTCTATGATAGAAGTGAAACTGCTCAGTCATGAAGAAGACAAAGCGCATCAATTTTTAGAGTATGTCTGCCAAGAGCCAGCCATTTTTGATGCCTATAAAACGACGGGTGATGGCGATTATTCACTACGTTGTGTGGTCGCCGATCTGCCCAGCTTAAATGAGCTCATTAATCGTATTTTTACGACGAGACTCATTGCTCATATTAAAACCTCTGTCGTGTTAGACCGCGTCAAAGAAAATGGCATTGTTATTTGA
- the pstS gene encoding phosphate ABC transporter substrate-binding protein PstS has product MKKLAVLAAASLSVLSASAFADTTINGAGATFPYPVYMKWAKNYKSETGVKLNYQAIGSGGGIKQISAKTVDFGASDAPLSEKQLKKIGLTQFPAVMGSIVPVVNVKGIKPGELRISGKLLGDIYLGKVKYWDDEEVKADNSSISLPHQPIVTVHRSDASGTSYNYTGYLSKVNADWKTQVGQGKEVVWPKAATNLGGKGNAGVANLVKRTPGAIGYVEYAYAEQNNLTYTSMKNKSGHYVKPTLKSFQAAAANADWKSAPGFAIDLNNQPGADSWPMTAATFILMYKDQANADNAKEVLKFFNWGYKHGDLASSLGYVPMPKSVVSMVEDMWSKDIKANGKAVY; this is encoded by the coding sequence ATGAAAAAACTCGCTGTCTTAGCTGCTGCTTCATTATCTGTGTTATCGGCTAGCGCATTTGCCGATACAACAATCAACGGCGCAGGTGCGACTTTCCCATATCCTGTTTATATGAAATGGGCAAAGAATTACAAATCAGAAACTGGCGTTAAACTCAACTACCAAGCCATCGGCTCAGGTGGTGGTATTAAGCAAATTTCTGCGAAAACAGTCGATTTCGGCGCATCGGATGCACCTCTAAGTGAAAAACAATTAAAGAAAATCGGTCTTACTCAATTTCCAGCTGTGATGGGTTCGATTGTTCCTGTTGTTAACGTAAAAGGCATCAAGCCGGGTGAATTACGTATTTCAGGCAAACTGCTCGGTGATATTTACCTAGGTAAAGTCAAATATTGGGATGATGAAGAAGTCAAAGCGGACAACAGTTCGATTTCTTTACCACACCAACCGATCGTAACCGTTCACCGTTCTGACGCGTCTGGCACCTCTTACAACTACACCGGTTATCTTTCTAAAGTCAATGCAGATTGGAAAACTCAAGTTGGTCAAGGGAAAGAAGTTGTCTGGCCAAAAGCGGCAACCAACCTAGGTGGTAAAGGCAATGCGGGCGTTGCAAACTTAGTCAAACGTACACCAGGCGCGATTGGTTACGTTGAGTATGCCTATGCTGAGCAAAATAACCTGACTTATACGTCAATGAAAAATAAATCAGGTCACTATGTCAAACCAACCTTAAAATCTTTCCAAGCAGCGGCAGCCAATGCTGACTGGAAATCTGCACCTGGTTTTGCCATCGACTTGAATAACCAGCCTGGCGCGGATTCTTGGCCAATGACGGCAGCGACTTTTATCCTTATGTATAAAGATCAAGCCAACGCAGATAATGCCAAAGAAGTCTTGAAATTCTTTAACTGGGGTTATAAACACGGCGACCTAGCGTCATCTCTCGGTTATGTTCCAATGCCAAAATCTGTTGTTTCAATGGTCGAAGACATGTGGTCAAAAGACATCAAAGCAAACGGTAAAGCGGTTTACTAA
- a CDS encoding YhcH/YjgK/YiaL family protein gives MYIGNVNELSFTQVLHPKIREIFSTVQACLEQSSAEGRYDLEGDNAFFMVVNDHTHPGDERIPECHRQYIDIQWLLEGDESYGVGLETFQNIDDDQFEERDIAFSRQVKDERYVTLSRGDFIIFYPGQPHRPLVAPHDMPGPIKKVIVKIHKDIVQ, from the coding sequence ATGTATATTGGCAATGTAAATGAACTGTCATTTACTCAAGTGTTACACCCAAAAATTCGAGAGATTTTTTCAACCGTACAAGCTTGTCTGGAGCAATCTTCGGCAGAAGGTCGTTATGACTTAGAAGGCGACAACGCCTTTTTTATGGTGGTCAATGATCATACCCATCCTGGTGATGAGCGTATTCCCGAATGCCACCGTCAATATATTGATATTCAATGGTTACTCGAAGGTGATGAAAGCTATGGTGTCGGTCTAGAGACCTTTCAAAACATTGATGATGACCAGTTTGAAGAAAGAGACATTGCATTCAGCCGCCAAGTGAAAGACGAGCGCTATGTGACACTAAGCCGCGGAGATTTCATCATATTCTATCCTGGCCAACCGCATCGTCCATTGGTTGCCCCTCATGATATGCCGGGACCGATCAAAAAAGTCATTGTGAAAATACATAAAGACATTGTGCAATAA
- the pstB gene encoding phosphate ABC transporter ATP-binding protein PstB, translating to MESETHHVDSERRMSVEGLNFFYGDNKQALFDVNMPIYKNRVTAIIGPSGCGKSTLLRTMNRIYKLYPKQSAKGVIKLDGKNILDRQTDLNSLRGDVGMIFQKPTPFPMSIYENIAFGIRLKETLSKKEMDERVQQALEQARLWKEVSDKLHTDASGLSGGQQQRLCIARSIALQPEVLLMDEPTSALDPIATQGIEELITKLRRDYTIVIVTHNMQQAKRISDYTAFMHLGKLIEFNPTQKVFENPDQTMTAEYVGGEFG from the coding sequence ATGGAATCGGAAACTCATCACGTTGACTCTGAAAGGCGCATGAGCGTTGAAGGTCTAAACTTTTTCTATGGAGACAATAAACAGGCATTATTTGACGTTAATATGCCTATTTATAAGAACCGTGTAACAGCCATCATTGGTCCGTCAGGCTGCGGCAAATCCACCCTGCTGCGTACCATGAACCGTATTTACAAGTTGTACCCGAAACAATCGGCCAAAGGTGTTATTAAACTCGATGGCAAGAATATTCTTGACCGTCAAACGGACTTGAATTCACTGCGTGGTGATGTCGGTATGATTTTCCAAAAACCGACCCCGTTCCCAATGAGCATTTATGAAAATATTGCCTTTGGTATACGCTTGAAAGAAACCTTGTCTAAAAAAGAAATGGATGAACGGGTACAACAAGCACTAGAACAGGCTCGTTTGTGGAAGGAAGTGTCAGACAAACTGCATACCGATGCCTCGGGCTTATCCGGTGGTCAGCAGCAACGTCTGTGTATTGCTCGCTCCATCGCGCTGCAACCAGAAGTCTTACTGATGGACGAACCGACGTCGGCACTCGATCCTATCGCCACCCAAGGTATTGAAGAGTTGATCACGAAATTACGTCGTGACTACACGATTGTGATTGTGACTCATAATATGCAGCAAGCAAAACGGATTTCCGACTACACTGCGTTTATGCACTTGGGCAAACTGATTGAATTTAATCCGACACAAAAGGTGTTCGAAAATCCAGATCAAACCATGACTGCCGAATACGTTGGCGGAGAATTTGGTTAA
- the pstA gene encoding phosphate ABC transporter permease PstA: MKKSRQIKNWLFKTACYIATGVGLFILAAIMYSLIEKGTTALSLDVFFESVPAPGDSGGGLANAIVGSLMISLMGILIAIPIGVLAGTWLAEFGRDSKVADTIRFMNGMLMSSPSILIGLFVYLLFVAPFHHFSGWAGAISLAIIALPMIISTTEEMLKLVPPSLREAGAGIGAPLWKVTTALSYRSVGAGIITGILLSFARIAGETAPLLFTALSNSFMSWDMSGPMANLPVTIYNLAMSPYETWNNLAWTGALIITTSILALNIISRSIPSLLNRRKL; encoded by the coding sequence ATGAAAAAAAGCCGACAAATAAAAAACTGGCTCTTCAAAACAGCCTGCTATATCGCTACGGGAGTTGGACTCTTTATCTTAGCGGCCATCATGTACAGTTTGATTGAGAAAGGCACCACTGCACTGTCGCTCGATGTGTTTTTTGAATCCGTTCCCGCACCTGGAGACTCAGGCGGCGGTCTGGCTAATGCGATTGTAGGCTCATTAATGATCAGTTTAATGGGGATTTTAATTGCCATCCCTATTGGGGTCTTAGCGGGTACTTGGCTGGCAGAATTTGGTCGCGATTCAAAAGTTGCAGACACTATTCGCTTTATGAATGGCATGTTGATGTCTTCACCATCCATTTTGATTGGCTTATTTGTCTACTTACTGTTTGTGGCCCCCTTCCATCACTTTTCTGGTTGGGCAGGGGCTATCTCTTTGGCGATCATCGCCCTACCTATGATCATTTCGACTACAGAAGAAATGCTCAAACTGGTACCACCAAGCTTACGTGAAGCAGGTGCGGGAATTGGCGCGCCTCTTTGGAAAGTGACAACAGCATTGAGCTATCGCAGTGTTGGAGCCGGCATCATCACGGGTATTTTACTGTCATTTGCTCGTATTGCCGGTGAAACCGCGCCATTGCTGTTCACAGCCTTGAGCAACTCTTTTATGTCTTGGGATATGTCTGGCCCTATGGCCAACCTCCCAGTAACCATTTATAACTTGGCCATGAGCCCTTATGAAACCTGGAACAATCTAGCCTGGACTGGTGCCCTGATCATCACCACAAGTATCCTTGCTTTGAATATCATTTCTCGTTCCATTCCATCTTTACTAAATAGGCGGAAACTATGA
- a CDS encoding 4Fe-4S binding protein, with protein MDFNPNRRALFQRIASPLQTASLAKTPQRPIYSVEESAFLQSCTQCQQCLEACPANVIELTEGYPVLTSSQYCDGCVACVLACPTEALSVGERRATITSGCLPALAVYCQSCAESCPQDAIEIVSGQQPHIERTLCNGCGLCMTHCDFDAITLSA; from the coding sequence ATGGACTTTAATCCAAACCGTCGAGCATTGTTTCAACGCATTGCTTCGCCATTGCAGACAGCCTCATTGGCCAAGACACCTCAGCGTCCGATTTATAGCGTTGAGGAGAGTGCATTTTTGCAGTCGTGCACCCAGTGCCAACAATGCCTAGAGGCCTGTCCTGCGAATGTGATTGAATTGACCGAGGGTTACCCCGTTTTAACCTCTAGTCAATACTGTGATGGCTGCGTTGCTTGTGTACTCGCTTGTCCGACGGAGGCACTCAGTGTCGGTGAGCGGCGAGCCACGATCACCAGTGGCTGTTTGCCCGCGCTAGCGGTGTATTGTCAGAGTTGTGCGGAATCCTGTCCGCAAGATGCCATTGAGATTGTTTCTGGCCAGCAGCCACATATTGAAAGAACGCTATGCAATGGCTGTGGGCTCTGTATGACACATTGCGATTTTGATGCGATAACACTCAGCGCTTAA
- the pstC gene encoding phosphate ABC transporter permease subunit PstC — translation MVIATHATYDRCFKQGSFFSAFLVTITMAAIFATLVGGAMPAIKEFGFNFIFSTQWDPINFVFGAGNALYGTLVSSLIAVVLATPVGIAIAITLSELMPKWISYPVGIAIELLSAVPSIIYGMWGLFVFAPWFANGPQLWMLEHLSGIPVIGTLFGGAPLGQGLLTAGIILAFMILPILTALIKDALKTVPDVLRESSYGIGANTFEVITKILLPSIKSSIFGAFILALGRALGETMAVTFVIGNSQNVSASLFMPATSISSTIANQFNEADGLKMSSLLALGLVLFIVTFFVMGYARIQLRKGGVS, via the coding sequence ATTGTGATTGCTACTCACGCGACTTATGACCGATGCTTTAAACAAGGAAGCTTTTTTAGCGCTTTCTTGGTTACCATCACAATGGCAGCTATTTTTGCGACCCTTGTTGGGGGCGCTATGCCAGCCATTAAAGAATTCGGTTTTAACTTTATTTTTAGTACCCAATGGGATCCGATCAACTTTGTTTTTGGTGCTGGCAATGCATTGTATGGCACCTTAGTTTCTTCTCTTATTGCTGTCGTACTTGCCACACCAGTCGGTATTGCGATCGCGATTACGCTTTCTGAACTCATGCCAAAATGGATTTCTTATCCGGTTGGTATTGCGATAGAACTACTGTCCGCAGTACCCAGCATTATCTATGGCATGTGGGGATTATTCGTGTTTGCGCCTTGGTTTGCCAACGGCCCACAACTGTGGATGCTTGAGCACCTCAGTGGTATTCCTGTGATTGGTACCTTATTTGGCGGTGCACCGCTAGGCCAAGGCTTGTTAACCGCAGGGATCATTCTTGCGTTCATGATTTTGCCTATCCTAACGGCCCTCATCAAAGACGCACTCAAAACCGTGCCTGACGTTCTGCGTGAATCTTCTTATGGGATTGGCGCCAACACGTTTGAAGTGATCACAAAAATCTTGCTGCCTTCAATTAAAAGCTCCATTTTTGGTGCGTTTATCCTTGCTCTTGGGCGAGCACTTGGTGAAACCATGGCTGTCACCTTTGTCATCGGCAACTCACAAAATGTGAGTGCGTCACTCTTCATGCCAGCAACGTCGATCTCATCAACGATTGCTAACCAATTTAACGAAGCTGACGGGTTAAAAATGTCCTCACTCTTAGCGCTTGGCTTAGTCCTGTTTATTGTCACATTCTTTGTGATGGGTTATGCCCGCATCCAATTACGTAAAGGCGGGGTTTCATAA
- a CDS encoding YitT family protein, translating to MSDIINAEQSSVAAARSLIHHRWFEDVIAILIGSNLVAFGILFLNQTGMITGGTAGLSLFLHYTFGMKFGTIFFLINLPFYYLAIRRMGWEFTIKTFAAIALVSLLSNIQPYFIHIDHLQPVYAALFGGCLFGTGFIVLFRHQASLGGFNILALFIQSRTGIRAGWLLMACDVVIMLVSLSVINTYALILSIICALILNLIIALNHRQDRYTV from the coding sequence ATGTCTGATATTATCAATGCCGAGCAATCCTCGGTGGCTGCTGCTCGCTCTCTCATCCATCATCGTTGGTTTGAGGATGTGATAGCGATACTGATAGGATCGAATCTCGTTGCTTTTGGCATTTTATTTTTGAATCAAACGGGAATGATTACTGGGGGGACGGCAGGGCTATCACTGTTCCTTCATTACACGTTTGGCATGAAGTTTGGTACGATTTTCTTTCTGATTAATTTGCCTTTCTATTATCTCGCCATCCGTCGCATGGGATGGGAGTTCACGATAAAAACCTTCGCCGCAATAGCCCTAGTGTCGCTGCTTTCTAATATACAACCTTACTTCATTCATATTGATCACTTGCAACCTGTGTATGCAGCTTTATTTGGCGGATGTTTGTTTGGCACTGGGTTTATTGTTTTATTTCGCCACCAAGCCAGTTTGGGTGGATTCAACATTCTCGCGTTGTTTATTCAAAGCCGCACAGGTATACGAGCCGGCTGGTTACTTATGGCGTGCGACGTCGTAATTATGTTAGTTTCGCTTTCTGTTATTAATACTTATGCGTTGATACTATCTATTATATGTGCGCTGATACTCAATCTTATTATTGCGTTAAATCATCGCCAAGACCGATATACTGTCTAG
- a CDS encoding TorD/DmsD family molecular chaperone — protein sequence MNHIAIVPRLLGSLVYLPPNHETNQAILAHLTLLPEMFPWQDLDAVTEVASALQANQSSFSEYTYSVLCEGQGEMVAPPWGSVYQEKDNSVMGESTAEFNQFLSQYAIEVSTKSEPNDHYGLMLWAMSALLEDGQDEAVVTLLEQHLLPWAYRYLELLAGNQTSPFYAEVARLNRYFLLDLQRSMQLTARVTPLYK from the coding sequence ATGAATCATATTGCGATCGTACCGCGCTTACTGGGCAGTCTTGTTTATCTGCCACCAAACCATGAAACCAACCAAGCGATCCTAGCTCACCTCACTTTGTTACCAGAGATGTTCCCGTGGCAAGATCTTGATGCAGTGACCGAGGTCGCATCGGCCCTGCAGGCCAATCAATCGTCGTTTTCTGAATACACATACTCAGTGTTGTGTGAAGGGCAAGGGGAGATGGTTGCACCGCCGTGGGGCTCTGTATATCAAGAAAAAGACAATAGCGTGATGGGGGAGTCGACCGCCGAATTTAACCAGTTTTTATCTCAGTACGCGATTGAAGTCAGCACCAAGTCTGAGCCAAACGACCACTATGGCCTCATGTTATGGGCGATGTCGGCGCTGCTTGAAGATGGACAAGATGAGGCTGTCGTGACGTTGCTTGAGCAGCACCTACTGCCTTGGGCTTATCGGTATCTGGAGTTATTGGCAGGCAATCAAACGTCACCATTTTATGCCGAAGTGGCGCGACTGAATCGGTATTTTCTTTTAGATTTACAACGCTCCATGCAGCTCACTGCGCGCGTTACGCCGTTATATAAATAA
- a CDS encoding aromatic amino acid transaminase produces the protein MFNHVPPYAGDPILSLMEAFFADETADKVNLSIGLYYDDEGNIPTLDSVREATHNYQHEPEEPCVYLPMDGTAEYKTAVQSLVFGDDSQALRENRVATIHTLGGSGALMIGSDFLKSFYPESKVWVSNPTWENHHAIFKGAGFEVDTYPYFDSTTKSLNFDGMLSTLSQLPAQSIVLLHPCCHNPTGVDLTPSQWDQVIDVLETRQLIPFFDMAYQGFSNGMEDDAYAIRAMAKRTDMTFLVGNSFSKTLSLYAERVGGLSVVCGNAKIAENVLGQLKATVRRNYSSPAKYGSKLVSGVLNTGLKEQWLDEVDSMKTRMANMRRALHDRLLELCPEKDFSYLIKQKGMFSYTGFTPTQVDLLREEHAIYLIASGRMCVAGLNEKNIEKVADAFAAVS, from the coding sequence GTGTTTAATCATGTACCCCCCTATGCGGGAGACCCTATTTTATCATTAATGGAAGCTTTCTTTGCCGATGAAACGGCAGATAAAGTGAATTTAAGCATTGGCTTATACTATGATGATGAAGGCAATATTCCGACGCTAGACTCTGTGCGAGAAGCGACGCATAACTACCAACATGAACCGGAAGAACCCTGTGTGTATTTGCCGATGGATGGCACAGCAGAGTATAAAACCGCCGTCCAATCTTTGGTTTTCGGTGATGACAGTCAGGCGCTGCGAGAGAATCGCGTTGCCACTATTCACACCTTAGGCGGTTCGGGCGCGTTGATGATTGGTAGTGATTTTCTTAAAAGCTTTTACCCAGAATCAAAAGTCTGGGTGAGTAATCCAACATGGGAAAATCATCATGCGATTTTTAAAGGCGCTGGCTTTGAAGTCGACACCTATCCTTACTTCGATTCAACGACCAAATCGCTGAATTTCGACGGCATGCTGTCGACGTTATCACAATTGCCTGCGCAGAGTATTGTGTTGCTCCATCCGTGCTGTCACAACCCGACGGGTGTCGATCTCACTCCGAGTCAATGGGACCAAGTGATTGATGTGCTTGAGACACGTCAACTGATTCCTTTTTTTGATATGGCTTACCAAGGGTTCAGTAATGGCATGGAAGACGATGCGTATGCCATTCGAGCGATGGCCAAACGCACTGATATGACATTCCTGGTCGGCAATTCGTTCTCAAAAACACTGTCGTTGTATGCAGAACGTGTCGGTGGTCTGTCGGTCGTGTGTGGCAATGCGAAGATAGCAGAGAATGTCTTGGGTCAATTGAAAGCCACCGTTCGTCGCAACTATTCCAGCCCAGCTAAGTATGGCTCAAAACTGGTGTCAGGCGTTCTGAATACGGGGTTGAAAGAACAGTGGTTAGACGAAGTTGACAGCATGAAAACCCGTATGGCGAACATGCGTCGTGCTTTGCATGATCGGTTGTTAGAACTCTGCCCAGAAAAAGATTTTAGTTATCTCATCAAACAAAAAGGGATGTTTAGCTACACGGGCTTTACACCAACGCAGGTCGATTTATTGCGTGAAGAGCATGCGATTTACCTGATTGCCAGTGGACGAATGTGTGTGGCCGGCTTAAATGAGAAAAACATCGAGAAGGTCGCAGACGCCTTCGCAGCGGTCAGCTAA
- a CDS encoding IS30 family transposase: MNYQQLTEGRRYQISALLERGISVPEIAKTVQCHRSTVYRELKRGRKGEHYCPNEAQMSSTKKRKTARKYRIPKERVDFIRLLLETDWSPEQISNVLTKIGASVSHEWIYRFVAQDKRLGGKLYRHLRQGHKRYRRGKQEKAPAIKNTVSIDDRPSIVDSKERFGDWEIDTVLGKHGTGAMVTILERKTRFYVVKKVPSKSADDVTKATIELLKPYKKHVHTITADNGREFAGHETIAKELKADVYFAHPYSSWERGANENANGLLRQYVKKGTDLTTVTDIDIEFALSRINYRPRKCLGFKQAAIIFEEMALAS, from the coding sequence ATGAATTATCAACAGTTGACCGAAGGCAGAAGATACCAGATTTCTGCTCTTTTGGAACGGGGAATTTCGGTTCCTGAAATAGCTAAAACAGTTCAGTGCCACCGCTCGACGGTATACCGTGAGCTTAAACGCGGTCGGAAGGGAGAGCATTATTGCCCTAACGAAGCCCAGATGTCGTCTACCAAAAAGCGCAAAACAGCACGTAAATACCGAATACCAAAGGAACGTGTCGATTTTATCCGCCTTCTTTTAGAAACAGATTGGAGTCCAGAGCAGATTTCTAATGTATTAACGAAAATTGGTGCATCTGTCAGTCATGAGTGGATCTATCGCTTTGTTGCTCAAGATAAACGCTTGGGCGGTAAGTTATATCGTCACTTGAGACAAGGTCATAAGCGGTATCGCCGAGGTAAACAAGAGAAAGCTCCAGCGATAAAAAATACCGTTTCGATTGATGATAGACCAAGCATCGTTGACAGTAAGGAGCGGTTTGGTGACTGGGAAATCGACACTGTGCTAGGTAAGCATGGTACAGGTGCAATGGTGACTATTTTAGAGCGTAAGACTCGATTTTACGTGGTAAAGAAAGTGCCATCTAAGTCAGCGGATGATGTCACCAAAGCGACAATAGAGCTACTGAAGCCCTATAAGAAACATGTCCATACCATTACGGCAGATAACGGGCGAGAGTTTGCAGGTCATGAAACCATCGCAAAAGAATTAAAGGCTGATGTGTACTTTGCTCATCCGTACAGTTCTTGGGAGCGTGGTGCTAATGAGAATGCGAACGGTCTTTTAAGGCAATATGTGAAGAAAGGAACCGATCTAACGACAGTGACGGACATCGATATAGAGTTCGCTTTATCGCGGATAAATTACCGTCCGAGAAAGTGTTTAGGCTTCAAGCAGGCAGCCATTATATTTGAGGAGATGGCTTTAGCTTCTTGA
- a CDS encoding M14 family metallopeptidase, producing MKIFSNFDSGNIHVIQAESRDDIQLSIPKDNQSEFAQWFHFRLESEPQQPHAFKIKHLKDSAYPEGWQGYDVVASYDRQEWFRIPSEFDGDTLSFTAIPECDSMYFAYFAPYSYQRHLDLLHQAQTHYLCRLETLGHTLDGNDMSLLTIGEPSDDKKRIWITARQHPGESMAEWFMEGFIERLLDDTDTVARALLNKATFYLVPNMNPDGSIRGHLRTNAIGVNLNREWQTPTPERSPEVFYVRERMEQTGLDMFLDIHGDEALPYNFVAGGEGIPSYNEHIAKLEDQFKQALMTITPEFQDQHGYDKNALGTANLTVGSKWVGERFKTLAYTIEMPFKDNAQHPDELYGWSPERSVAFGEDTLAAILHVVDQL from the coding sequence ATGAAAATATTCAGCAATTTTGATAGTGGTAACATTCACGTAATCCAAGCAGAATCTCGCGACGACATTCAATTGTCCATTCCAAAAGATAATCAATCCGAGTTTGCACAATGGTTTCACTTTCGCTTAGAAAGCGAGCCTCAACAGCCTCATGCATTTAAGATTAAACACCTGAAAGACTCGGCCTATCCAGAAGGTTGGCAAGGATACGATGTTGTGGCTTCTTACGATCGACAAGAATGGTTTCGTATTCCCTCAGAATTTGACGGGGATACCTTAAGTTTCACGGCCATTCCTGAATGCGATTCCATGTATTTCGCGTACTTTGCCCCTTATTCCTATCAACGCCATCTCGACTTGCTCCACCAAGCACAAACCCATTATCTATGCCGCCTTGAAACGCTAGGGCACACATTAGACGGCAATGATATGAGTTTATTAACGATTGGCGAACCAAGCGACGATAAAAAACGCATTTGGATTACCGCTCGCCAGCATCCTGGTGAGAGCATGGCAGAATGGTTTATGGAAGGCTTCATTGAACGGTTACTGGATGATACCGATACAGTAGCTCGCGCCTTATTAAATAAAGCGACCTTCTATCTAGTCCCCAACATGAACCCCGATGGCAGTATTCGCGGACACCTGCGCACGAATGCGATTGGAGTGAATTTAAATCGAGAATGGCAGACACCGACGCCAGAACGCAGCCCAGAAGTGTTTTACGTTCGTGAACGTATGGAACAAACGGGTTTGGATATGTTTCTTGATATTCATGGAGACGAAGCCTTGCCGTATAATTTTGTCGCCGGCGGAGAAGGTATCCCGAGTTACAATGAGCATATTGCCAAGCTTGAGGACCAGTTTAAGCAAGCCTTAATGACGATCACCCCCGAGTTTCAAGATCAACATGGCTATGATAAAAACGCACTGGGTACTGCCAATCTGACCGTGGGGTCTAAATGGGTGGGCGAACGCTTTAAAACCCTTGCCTATACCATCGAAATGCCATTCAAAGACAACGCACAACACCCTGATGAGCTATATGGATGGAGCCCGGAGCGCAGTGTGGCGTTCGGGGAAGATACTCTGGCCGCCATTTTACACGTTGTGGATCAATTATAA
- a CDS encoding sensor domain-containing diguanylate cyclase — MILLVLTCSVLFGCLLALKPSRLISHLKRVSKERDQYLNIMNQSVPVLKTDLSGNITEVNNAFSLLSGYSDRELIGQPADVLCFNREECDNTEMWQVLDAGLSWQGEFHNLTKSGHEFWLFSTILPLYEEDILVGYMSVSSDKTEKKQLELMAEMDSLTKINNRAKIDKCLAQEQERARRYGLKFSVIMLDVDHFKSVNDTYGHLVGDKVLYQLAIMLNENTRSVDEVGRWGGEEFMIVCPETQLKEAEYVAEKVRQTVEQFDFPDVGRITVSLGIAMFTSHDDLKQVIAEADAYLYEAKRQGRNRCASRLSTSNVVRLSHSSRR; from the coding sequence ATGATTTTGCTGGTGCTGACCTGTTCTGTTCTATTTGGCTGCTTACTTGCCCTAAAACCTTCGCGCCTCATTTCTCATTTAAAGCGGGTTTCCAAAGAGCGCGATCAATATCTAAACATTATGAACCAATCGGTCCCAGTATTAAAAACCGACCTCAGCGGGAACATTACTGAAGTGAATAATGCGTTCAGTTTATTGAGTGGTTACTCTGACCGTGAACTGATTGGCCAGCCTGCGGATGTGTTGTGTTTTAATCGTGAAGAATGTGATAACACCGAAATGTGGCAAGTCTTAGATGCCGGCTTATCTTGGCAAGGCGAGTTTCATAATCTGACCAAATCGGGCCATGAATTTTGGCTGTTTAGTACCATATTGCCTTTGTACGAAGAAGACATCTTAGTCGGGTACATGTCGGTGTCTTCGGATAAAACTGAGAAGAAACAGCTTGAACTCATGGCCGAAATGGATTCATTAACGAAAATCAATAATCGCGCCAAAATTGATAAATGTTTAGCGCAAGAGCAAGAGCGTGCGCGGCGTTATGGGTTGAAATTTTCGGTCATCATGCTCGATGTTGATCATTTCAAGTCGGTGAATGACACCTATGGTCATCTGGTGGGGGATAAAGTGTTATATCAGCTTGCCATCATGTTGAATGAAAATACGCGCTCTGTCGATGAAGTTGGCCGCTGGGGCGGAGAAGAATTCATGATTGTTTGTCCTGAAACCCAGCTAAAAGAAGCGGAGTATGTCGCAGAGAAAGTGCGTCAGACAGTCGAGCAATTTGATTTTCCTGATGTGGGACGTATCACTGTTAGCCTAGGTATTGCAATGTTTACCAGTCACGACGATTTAAAACAGGTTATTGCTGAAGCCGATGCGTATTTATATGAGGCGAAACGCCAAGGACGCAACCGCTGTGCCAGTCGTTTATCGACGTCTAATGTTGTGCGGTTAAGTCACTCTTCGCGACGTTAG